In a genomic window of Pseudomonas mohnii:
- the xdhB gene encoding xanthine dehydrogenase molybdopterin binding subunit — MSNHHAVEKTQAELAELFAKDLTTGVGRSVKHDSAAKHVSGEAQYIDDRLEFPNQLHVYARLSDRAHAKIIRIDTAPCYAFEGVRIAITHEDVPGLKDIGPLLPGDPLLAIDTVQFVGQPVVAVAAKDLETARKAAMAAIIEYEDLEPVLDVVEALRKRHFVLDSHTHQRGDSAGALATAEHRIQGTLHIGGQEHFYLETQISSVMPTEDGGMIVYCSTQNPTEVQKLVAEVLDVSMNKIVVDMRRMGGGFGGKETQAASPACLCAVIAHLTGQPTKMRLPRVEDMLMTGKRHPFYVEYDVGFDSTGRLHGIALELAGNCGCSPDLSASIVDRAMFHSDNSYYLGDATINGHRCKTNTASNTAYRGFGGPQGMVAIEEVMDAIARHLALDPLAVRKANYYGKTERNVTHYYQTVEHNMLEEMTAELEESSQYAERREAIRRYNANSPILKKGLALTPVKFGISFTASFLNQAGALVHVFTDGSIHLNHGGTEMGQGLNTKVAQVVAEVFQVEMDRVQITATNTDKVPNTSPTAASSGADLNGKAAQNAAETIKQRLVEFAARQYKVSEADVEFHNGHVRVRDHILTFEALIQQAYFAQVSLSSTGFYKTPKIYYDRSQARGRPFYYFAFGAACCEVLVDTLTGEYKMLRTDILHDVGASLNPAIDIGQVEGGFIQGMGWLTMEELVWNNKGKLMTNGPASYKIPAVADMPLDLRVKLVENRKNPEDTVFHSKAVGEPPFMLGIAAWCAIKDAVASLGDYKHQPKIDAPATPERVLWGCEQMRQLKMAKAVEAEAEMASL; from the coding sequence ATGTCTAATCATCACGCCGTAGAGAAGACCCAGGCCGAACTGGCTGAACTGTTCGCCAAGGACCTGACCACCGGTGTCGGCCGCAGCGTCAAGCATGACAGCGCCGCCAAGCATGTGTCCGGTGAAGCGCAGTACATTGACGATCGCCTGGAATTTCCGAACCAGTTGCACGTGTACGCCCGCCTGTCGGACCGTGCCCACGCAAAAATCATCCGCATCGACACCGCGCCCTGCTACGCCTTCGAAGGCGTGCGCATCGCCATCACCCATGAAGACGTGCCGGGCCTGAAAGACATCGGCCCGCTGTTGCCGGGCGACCCGCTGCTGGCGATCGATACGGTGCAGTTCGTCGGTCAACCGGTGGTCGCGGTTGCCGCCAAAGACCTGGAAACCGCGCGCAAGGCGGCGATGGCAGCGATCATTGAATACGAAGATCTCGAGCCAGTGCTGGATGTGGTCGAAGCCCTGCGCAAGCGCCACTTCGTGCTCGACAGTCACACCCATCAACGCGGCGATTCAGCAGGCGCACTGGCCACCGCTGAACATCGCATCCAGGGCACGCTGCACATCGGCGGCCAGGAACACTTCTACCTGGAAACCCAGATTTCTTCGGTGATGCCGACTGAAGACGGCGGCATGATCGTCTACTGCTCGACCCAGAACCCCACCGAGGTGCAGAAACTGGTGGCCGAAGTGCTGGATGTGTCGATGAACAAAATCGTCGTCGACATGCGCCGCATGGGTGGCGGTTTCGGTGGCAAGGAAACCCAGGCGGCGAGCCCGGCGTGCCTGTGCGCGGTGATCGCGCACCTGACCGGACAGCCCACCAAGATGCGTCTGCCACGCGTCGAAGACATGCTGATGACCGGCAAGCGGCACCCGTTCTACGTCGAGTACGACGTCGGCTTCGACAGCACCGGCCGCCTGCACGGCATCGCCCTGGAACTGGCCGGCAACTGCGGTTGCTCGCCGGACCTGTCGGCCTCGATTGTCGACCGCGCGATGTTCCACTCGGACAACTCGTATTACCTGGGCGACGCGACCATAAACGGTCACCGCTGCAAGACCAACACCGCGTCGAACACCGCCTACCGTGGTTTCGGCGGCCCGCAAGGCATGGTCGCCATTGAAGAAGTGATGGACGCCATCGCCCGTCATCTGGCCCTCGATCCGCTGGCCGTGCGCAAGGCCAACTACTACGGCAAGACCGAGCGCAACGTCACCCACTACTACCAGACGGTCGAGCACAACATGCTCGAGGAAATGACCGCCGAACTGGAAGAAAGCAGCCAGTACGCCGAGCGCCGCGAAGCGATCCGTCGCTACAACGCCAACAGCCCGATCCTGAAAAAAGGCCTGGCGCTGACCCCGGTGAAATTCGGCATTTCCTTCACCGCCAGCTTCCTCAACCAGGCAGGGGCCTTGGTGCACGTCTTCACCGACGGCAGCATCCACCTCAACCACGGCGGCACCGAGATGGGCCAGGGCCTGAACACCAAAGTCGCGCAGGTCGTGGCCGAAGTGTTCCAGGTGGAAATGGACCGCGTGCAGATCACCGCGACCAACACCGACAAAGTGCCAAACACCTCGCCAACCGCCGCCTCCAGTGGCGCCGACCTGAACGGCAAGGCTGCACAGAACGCCGCCGAAACCATCAAGCAGCGCCTGGTGGAATTCGCTGCGCGGCAATACAAGGTCAGCGAAGCAGACGTGGAATTCCACAACGGCCACGTGCGGGTTCGCGATCACATCCTGACCTTCGAGGCACTGATCCAGCAGGCGTATTTCGCCCAGGTGTCGCTGTCGAGTACCGGGTTCTACAAGACACCGAAAATCTACTACGACCGCAGCCAGGCCCGTGGTCGTCCGTTCTATTACTTCGCCTTCGGCGCGGCGTGCTGCGAAGTGCTGGTCGACACCCTGACCGGCGAATACAAGATGTTGCGCACCGACATCCTGCACGACGTCGGCGCCTCGCTGAACCCGGCCATCGACATCGGTCAGGTCGAGGGCGGCTTCATCCAGGGCATGGGCTGGCTGACCATGGAAGAGCTGGTCTGGAACAACAAAGGCAAGCTGATGACCAACGGCCCGGCCAGCTACAAGATCCCGGCCGTGGCGGACATGCCTCTGGACCTGCGGGTAAAGCTGGTGGAGAACCGCAAGAACCCGGAAGACACGGTGTTCCACTCCAAGGCCGTGGGCGAGCCGCCCTTCATGCTCGGTATCGCCGCATGGTGTGCAATCAAGGACGCCGTGGCCAGCCTGGGCGACTACAAGCACCAACCGAAGATCGACGCACCGGCCACCCCGGAGCGCGTGTTGTGGGGCTGTGAACAGATGCGCCAGCTGAAGATGGCGAAGGCTGTCGAGGCTGAAGCCGAGATGGCTTCGCTCTGA
- the xdhC gene encoding xanthine dehydrogenase accessory protein XdhC: MYNWIDALADLQNRGEPCVLVTIIEELGSTPRNAGSKMVISARQTFDTIGGGHLEYKAMQIAREMLASGKQDTHLERFSLGASLGQCCGGATVLLFEPMGQVQAQIAVFGAGHVGRALVPLLASLPCRVRWIDSREEEFPQQIPHGVRKIVSEEPVDEIDELPAGCYCIVMTHNHQLDLELTAAILKRNDFAYFGLIGSKTKRVKFEHRLRDRGFDNSVVQRMRCPMGIGEVKGKLPVEIAISIAGEIIATYNANFGQQTASAEPIAKLLPVSRRSQATKLKASN, encoded by the coding sequence ATGTACAACTGGATCGACGCCCTCGCCGACCTGCAAAACCGCGGTGAACCCTGCGTGTTGGTGACCATCATCGAAGAGCTCGGCTCGACGCCACGCAATGCCGGCTCGAAGATGGTCATCAGCGCCCGCCAGACGTTCGACACCATTGGTGGCGGGCACCTGGAATACAAGGCCATGCAAATCGCCCGCGAGATGCTCGCCAGCGGCAAGCAGGACACCCATCTGGAGCGCTTCAGCCTCGGCGCCAGCCTGGGCCAGTGCTGCGGCGGCGCCACCGTATTGCTGTTCGAACCGATGGGCCAGGTCCAGGCGCAAATCGCCGTGTTCGGCGCCGGCCACGTCGGCCGCGCACTGGTGCCGCTGCTAGCCAGCCTGCCCTGCCGGGTGCGCTGGATCGACTCGCGGGAGGAAGAGTTCCCGCAACAGATCCCCCACGGCGTGCGCAAGATCGTCAGTGAAGAACCGGTGGACGAAATCGACGAGCTGCCCGCTGGCTGCTACTGCATCGTCATGACCCACAACCACCAGCTCGACCTGGAACTCACCGCCGCGATCCTCAAGCGCAACGACTTCGCTTACTTCGGCCTGATCGGCTCGAAGACCAAACGCGTGAAGTTCGAACATCGCCTGCGCGACCGCGGATTCGACAACAGCGTCGTGCAACGCATGCGCTGCCCGATGGGCATCGGCGAAGTCAAAGGCAAGCTGCCAGTGGAAATCGCCATCTCCATCGCCGGCGAAATCATCGCCACCTATAACGCCAATTTCGGCCAGCAGACCGCCAGCGCCGAACCGATTGCCAAACTGCTGCCCGTGTCGCGCCGCAGTCAGGCCACAAAACTGAAAGCCTCAAACTGA